Proteins encoded together in one Triticum dicoccoides isolate Atlit2015 ecotype Zavitan chromosome 7B, WEW_v2.0, whole genome shotgun sequence window:
- the LOC119336304 gene encoding HEAT repeat-containing protein 6-like gives MATSTSTSGGGGARPWRTALLTLRDESVASPSPPALLALLRRLLLPPSSPSLAASAAALSPHEVGSDVAFLAEKAAAVAPCAGAADALRGVCHLIREVMCKTNTEIDSSGWLAVLTFLHELVKCSVEGACLKGHCDRTSALNTLSDCLQILRFLSKDLGRGGSLTENSHVLRVLILIISCLQAELNMTDKSNGPGISSHISVSTNNKNYNTWDMEISAFSMMEDILCKIASSMSEVLWQSVVEVLRKVMDSVTARNLIIESSVMSRFYTSFLRCLHFVLSEPKASLSGHVAGFVANLQMFFVYGLRSSLPSAITPKENKTDSQSRGSGRGRYKPPHLRKKDGKTNDSLDDRSSDSESSRYDLGSSDSDLSDTDGYAKNGDRFRSSKARLAAILCIQDICRADPKSLTSLWPLLLPENDVLQQRKYRATLMTCLIFDPITKVRVEAASTIAAMLEGQALVLTQVAEYKESSKLGSFTTLSCSLGQILMQLHTGMMFLVQRETQTTLLAAVFRVLILLISATPYPRMPKELLPTVITAMCGRLLDRNSNKNEHYALLVNVLSCLEAAFAKVPPSSDVFGVLIDHCAGPSLAQQKSSVVVILLHCIEEEMHFSVRCGALQVLRSVVHNYPSCANIIWEKVRDIVLDLLQTESFEDQKCDANFGPPKEELSTKGRCLVAGIKVIDECLRVSSGFKGADDLKECRLLDIQQFSDCTVNKSIKSAPHFEIETPGPSQNCSLDITLGTNRWTEVLETHLPRGLSHASAMVRTASLTCFAGMTSDVFFSLPVNKRDYVTSSSVHAALSDAVATVRSAACRAIGIVSCFSQILSSPSLPGEFIKAIDFNTQNSSTPVRITASWALANLCSSIRFRALELQTDPTADLLDKSTISLLVEITLRLTKDGEKVKSNAVRALGYLSRFIRFNHHCDAVDDSRNSVFYGDPVCLQTIVQALMSSVTTGNVKVQWNVCHALSNLFMNDTVRLSEMQWASSVYSILLLLLRDSNNYKIRMHAAVALAVPVTRLDYGSSFPDVVRGLTHVLESLSSNSSSSPSNFKHRDNLEKQLTFTALHLLGFVSPKDDQSLKDFLIKKASFLEDWLKGLCSAFNSAEDQPLASETINDEDGFSPNVSQKVMLSSAVVSLLNVYTSGNQQVITQRFEQLARSTAWASKINGGLHTHQRAARYWSSTLEKPTRLSIGS, from the exons AtggccacctccacctccacctccgggggAGGCGGGGCACGGCCGTGGCGTACCGCGCTTCTCACCCTCCGCGATGAGTCAGTCGCCTCGCCCTCCCCTCCGGCTCTCctcgcgctcctccgccgcctccttcTGCCCCCCTCCTCGCCATCCCTCGCGGCCTCCGCCGCCGCGCTCTCCCCTCACGAG GTGGGCTCGGATGTGGCGTTCCTCGCGGAGAAGGCCGCGGCGGTGGCCCCCTGTGCTGGCGCCGCCGACGCGCTGCGTGGCGTCTGCCACCTG ATTCGTGAGGTCATGTGCAAGACAAATACGGAGATTGACTCTTCTGGCTGGCTTGCAGTGTTAACGTTTCTTCATGAGCTTGTGAAGTGTTCAGTTGAGGGTGCATGCCTTAAGGGTCACTGTGATAGGACATCTGCACTGAATACACTATCTGATTGTTTGCAAATTCTCAG GTTTTTGAGCAAGGATCTTGGAAGAGGTGGTTCATTAACTGAGAATTCACATGTACTCAGAGTTCTTATCTTGATCATATCATGCTTGCAAGCTGAACTGAACATGACAGATAAATCCAATGGTCCTGGCATTTCCTCCCACATTTCTGTATCAACGAATAATAAAAATTATAATACCTGGGATATGGAAATCTCTGCATTTTCGATGATGGAAGATATACTATGCAAGATTGCATCGAGTATGTCGGAAGTTTTATGGCAGTCTGTTGTTGAG GTCTTGAGAAAAGTTATGGACTCTGTGACAGCAAGGAACCTTATTATTGAGAGTAGCGTTATGTCAAG ATTTTATACTTCCTTTCTTCGTTGTCTGCATTTCGTTCTTTCAGAACCGAAAGCTTCACTTTCAGGACAT GTAGCAGGTTTCGTGGCAAATTTGCAAATGTTTTTTGTGTATGGGCTAAGGTCATCTTTGCCATCTGCAATAACTCCAAAGGAAAACAAAACAGACTCACAATCCAGGGGTTCTGGCCGTGGACGATATAAACCACCTCATTTACGAAAAAAGGATGGAAAAACAAATGATTCATTGGACGATCGAAGTTCAGATAGTGAATCTTCTCGATATGATTTAGGCTCTTCAGATTCAGATCTGAGCGATACTGATGGATATGCAAAAAATGGAGACCGTTTCAGGAGTTCGAAAGCTAGACTAGCTGCCATCCTTTGTATACAG GATATTTGTCGTGCTGACCCAAAATCACTTACTTCACTGTGGCCATTACTTTTGCCTGAGAACGACGTTCTCCAACAAAG AAAATATCGAGCTACTCTGATGACATGCTTGATTTTTGACCCTATAACAAAG GTACGTGTTGAGGCAGCATCGACGATTGCTGCCATGCTGGAAGGGCAGGCCTTAGTTTTGACACAAGTTGCAGAGTATAAAGAATCATCGAAACTTGGATCTTTCACTACGTTATCTTGCTCGCTTGGTCAAATTCTGATGCAGCTGCACACAG GTATGATGTTCTTGGTACAGCGTGAAACTCAAACTACATTGCTTGCAGCAGTGTTCAGAGTTCTCATCCTTCTGATATCTGCTACACC GTACCCTCGAATGCCGAAGGAGCTGTTGCCAACTGTCATTACAGCCATGTGCGGTAGATTATTAGACaggaactcaaataaaaatgaacaTTATGCTTTGCTG GTTAATGTTCTAAGTTGCTTGGAGGCAGCATTTGCAAAGGTGCCACCTTCTTCAGATGTCTTTGGAGTTCTCATTGATCACTGTGCAG GGCCATCACTTGCTCAGCAGAAGTCAAGTGTCGTAGTTATTCTTCTTCATTGTATAGAAGAGGAAATGCATTTCAGTGTTAGGTGTGGAGCTCTCCAG GTGTTGAGATCAGTGGTTCATAATTACCCAAGCTGTGCAAACATCATTTGGGAAAAAGTTCGAGATATCGTTCTTGATTTATTGCAAACGGAGAGCTTTGAAGACCAAAAATGTGATGCTAACTTTGGCCCCCCTAAAGAAGAATTATCTACTAAAGGAAGATGTCTTGTAGCTGGTATTAAG GTAATTGATGAGTGTCTGCGTGTTTCATCTGGATTCAAGGGTGCGGATGATCTCAAAGAGTGTAGATTGCTGGATATTCAGCAATTTTCAGACTGCACTGTAAATAAAAGTATTAAATCTGCGCCTCACTTTGAAATTGAAACCCCTGGACCATCACAAAACTGCTCTTTGGACATTACACTTGGAACCAACCGTTGGACTGAGGTGTTAGAAACTCATCTCCCTCGGGGAttatcacatgcctctgctatg GTCAGGACAGCATCACTCACATGTTTCGCGGGCATGACCTCTGATGTTTTCTTCTCCCTACCAGTAAACAAGAGAGATTATGTGACCTCCTCATCT GTTCATGCAGCATTGAGTGATGCAGTTGCTACAGTGAGGTCGGCTGCATGTCGAGCCATTGGTATTGTTTCATGTTTCTCCCAAATATTGTCGAG TCCTAGCCTACCTGGCGAGTTCATAAAAGCCATTGACTTCAATACACAAAATTCATCAACTCCA GTCCGTATCACTGCCTCGTGGGCTTTGGCCAATCTTTGTTCTTCTATTCGTTTCAGAGCATTGGAACTACAAACAGATCCGACTGCAG ATCTACTTGATAAATCAACAATTTCATTGCTGGTTGAAATTACTTTGCGCCTAACCAAAGATGGCGAAAAA GTAAAGTCAAATGCCGTTAGAGCCCTTGGATATCTGTCAAGATTTATCAGATTCAATCATCATTGTGATGCAGTTGATGATTCAAG GAATTCTGTTTTCTATGGAGATCCTGTCTGTCTTCAAACAATAGTACAGGCTTTGATGTCTTCTGTGACTACTGGAAATGTAAAG GTTCAGTGGAATGTTTGTCATGCTCTTAGTAACTTATTCATGAATGACACCGTGAGACTTTCAGAGATGCAGTG GGCATCAAGTGTTTATAGCATACTTCTACTATTACTCCGTGACTCAAACAATTATAAAATAAGGATGCATGCGGCTGTTGCTTTAGCAGTGCCAGTCACAAGGCTTG ATTATGGTAGCTCCTTTCCAGATGTTGTCAGAGGCCTCACACATGTTCTTGAGTCATTAAGTTCGAACAGTTCATCATCGCCTTCAAATTTCAAACACCGGGACAACCTTGAGAAACAG CTTACGTTTACTGCTCTGCATTTGCTTGGTTTTGTTTCACCGAAGGATGACCAAAGCCTGAAAGATTTTCTTATCAAG AAGGCATCCTTTCTGGAAGACTGGCTGAAGGGTTTATGCTCAGCATTCAATAGTGCCGAGGACCAGCCTCTGGCAAGCGAGACCATAAATGACGAGGATGGTTTCAGCCCAAATGTGTCACAGAAAGTTATGTTATCTTCTGCTGTAGTGTCCTTGCTCAATGTATATACAAGTGGAAACCAGCAAGTTATTACTCAGAGATTTGAGCAATTGGCTAGAAGCACAGCGTGGGCGTCAAAAATCAATGGTGGTCTCCACACCCATCAACGAGCAGCAAGATATTGGTCATCCACCTTAGAGAAGCCAACTCGCCTATCAATTGGTTCTTGA